One Helicobacter pylori NCTC 11637 = CCUG 17874 = ATCC 43504 = JCM 12093 genomic window, AGGCTCAATTCCCTCGCGCACACAATGCGTTTAACCCCTAAATCATAAAACACTTGCGCATCTAGCAAATTTAAGACATTCGCTTGCGTGGATAAATGGATGGGAATATGCGGGGCGATTTTTGAAGCGAGTTTCACCACACCAGGCGCAGCGATAATGAAAGCGTCTGGTTTTAGCTCTGCCATTTTATCAATATGTTCTTCTAAAAGTTTGAGCTGTGAATTGAAGGGGAAACCATTGATCGTGGCATAGACTTTTCTATCCAGCGCATGGGCGTAGTCAATCCCTTCTTTAAAGGTCTCTAGAGTGAATTCCTTGCTCGCACGATTGCGTAAAGAAAAATGGCTCACTCCCCCATAAACCGCATCAGCCCCATAGTTGAGAGCGATTTTAAGTTTTTTTAAATTACCAGCTGGAGAGAGTAATTCAACTTGGTTCAAAACTACTTGGCTCCAAAAGAAGCGATCAAGGCTTCAATATCATCAGCGCTGGCTAAATCTTTATCGTCATCGCCGGTGATAAAAGTCGCTGAACTCACGCGCTTGGAATCATCAATTTTGCCTTCAAAAAGCGAATTCATGTATTGGCTGAGCGCTCGCATGACATTGACCACTCGTTCAATTTTTTGGCGGTGGATGTCTTGAAACTGCATAATATCCATCGCTTGCATGGAGCTATCAGAGCAATTAGCGGCTTCTTCTTCAATGCTTTTAAGGGCGTTTAGGATTTCTTGTTGCTCGTTGAGCGCGGTTTTAAAAGATTCCACATGGGGGAAATGCGCATGCAAATTGTCAAAAATTTCCTGGTGTTTTTGCAAAGGTTCTTGGATTTTTTTAACCATTTTAGCGATTTTTTCAGCGCTAGCTCCGATCAAATCCAATTGATCAAAAATTTGCGTGGCTTTCACTTCAGAATCTCTTGTAACATCATCTAATTGATGCACGACTTTATGCTCTTCAGTGGGGGGAGGGGGAGGCCATTCATTAGGGCTAATCTTGCCGTATTTTTCAGCGTCTTCTTTTTTGACGGTCATTTTTTGGCTAGAGCTTTCTTCTTTAGCCTCTTCTTTCTCTTTAGCTCCCTCTTTAGTTTCTAGGGCTTCCAAGTTTTCTAAATCGCCACCATTCATCAAAGCGTCTAATTCTTCTTGTGTCATTGTTGTTCCTTGCCAATTGGTTTTAAAAAGCGTTTTATAGTAACCATAATTGATTAGCTGTCATTTTAGCGCACTTAAGCTTTAGCAATCAAAACGCCCTCTAAAATCGCATCAATATCGCCGTCTAGTATCGCTTCCACATTGCTATAAGCGGTGTTGGAGCGCGCGTCTTTGACTTGCTGGTAGGGGGCTAGGACATAACTTCTGATTTGATGCCCCCAGCCAATCTCGCTTTTTTCTTCATTTTTGGCGTTGCTTTGCTGCTTTTCTAATTCCAATTCATAAAGCTTGGATTTAAGCATTTTTAACGCGCTCGCTTTGTTTTTATGCTGGCTCCTGTCGTTTTGGCATTGCACCACAATACCGGTAGGGAAATGCGTGATCCTAACCGCGCTTTCTGTTTTATTGACATGCTGACCGCCTGCCCCACTGGCTCTATAATAATCGTAACGGACATCTTTTTCATCAATTTCTATATCAATGTCATCGTCTAATTCAGGGCTAATTTGCACGCTCGCAAAACTCGTGTGCCGTTTAGCGTTCGTATCAAAGGGTGAAATCCTTACAAGCCTATGCACCCCGCTTTCGTTTTTCAAATAGCCATAAGCGTTTTCGCCCTTAATGATAAAGGCGACCCCTTTAATGCCCGCTTCTTCGCCATCTTGATAATCTAAAATCTCGCTTTTAAAGCCCCTTCTTTCCGCCCATCTCAAATACATGCGATACAAAATACTCGCCCAATCCTGGCTTTCCGTCCCCCCCGCTCCAGGCTGAATGGTGATAATAGCGTTTGAGGCATCGTTTTCACCGCTTAACATGATTTCAATTTCCACTTTTTGGACGCTGTGTTCTAAAGTAGGAGCCTCTTCATAGAGCAAGGATAAAGTAACCTCATCGTTATCGTTTTGAGCGAGTTCAAACAATTCTGTGCTTTCATCTAAAGAGTTTTTGGTTTTTTGATAGGTTTCTAGCAAGCGGTTTAAGCGCACTTTTTCTTTATTGGTGTCCCTGGCTTTTAAGACATCTTGCCAAAAATTAGGGTCTTCTTGTTCTTTTTCAATGCGTTCTAATTCTTGTTTGATCTTTTCAGGCTTGATGATTAAAGCGATATTATCGCATTTGTTTTGCAAGCTTTTTAACAATTCGCTATAGGTGTAGTTATCCACAAACAGAACCTTTATGAGTGGGGTTTTAAACTTGTCATTATAGCATTGTTGAAAGCCATTTTAATTTTCAAACCTTAAAATTTCAATTTCGCCCTGAACCAATCCCACTCCTTCATCAATTAAAGCGATAGAATCCACTTGTGCAAGGGCTTGAATCGCTCCTGATTCATAGCGGTTGTTGTTGTAAGGAATGAATTGGTGGTTTGAATAATTGCCTAAAATCAAATGCGTCCGTTTATTTTTAAGCTTTAAAGGGGCATTGATTTGAGCCTTAAAGGGTTTTAGTTTAAAATCTTTATTTAAGGATAGGCGCTCCAATAAGGGTAGAATCAAAACTCGTAAAACGACTAAGCAACTTAAAGGATTGCCCGGCAAGCCTATAATAATACTTTGATTGAGTTGGGCTAAAGTTACCGGTTTTCCAGGTTTGAGATTGACTTTTTCATAATAAAAAAGGGCGTTTTTTTCTTTCAAAGCGTCTTTAAAAAAGTCTTTATCCCCTACGCTCACCCCCGCGCTTGAAAGGATGACATCATAGTCTTGCAATTCAAGTATTTTAAGCTGTAAATTTTTGTCATCTTTTAAAACCCCTAGAAAATGCGTGTTGTAGTTTTTAAGCATGTTAAAAATACCCACTGAATTAACATCATAAACTTGGCATTCTAGGGCGTTCTGCCCTAAAGGCACTAATTCATCGCCGCTGCTAAATAAAGCGATTTTTAATTTTCTAAACGCTTTGATTTCTTTTAACCCTTGAGAGGCAATGAGCGCGATATGCCCGTAATTCAAACGGGTATTTTTAGGGACTAACACGCTGTTTAAAGAAGCGTTTTCGCCCTTTTGACGGATATTGGCGTTTATTTTAAAATCTTTGGGAGCTAGGGCAAAATTTTCATGGCTTTCTAGCATGCATTCTATAGGGACAATCGTTTCTATTCCTTTTGGCACCATCGCTCCAGTCATGATTTTAACGCATTCATTTTCTTTAACTTCTAAAGCGCTCACATCATCTCCGGCAAAAATGTGTTGGATGACTTGAGTTTTTTGGCCCAAGTCTCGCATTTTAAACCCATAGCCATCCATTGCGCTTTGATTGAATTTGGGCAAGGCGTGAATGCAAACAATATCCTCTGCTAAAATGCGCCCTGTGCTTTCAAACAAAGAGACAATCTCTATTTCTAAGGGTTTTAAGGGAATGCTAGAATGGATTTTTAGAGCTTCTTTAAAACTAATCATGTTTATCCTTTAAAAGATTTTACTAATGGCGCTAAAGGCTAGGCTGATTTCTTCTTTAAAACGCCCCATGATAGCCGAAGCGATTAAAATAATGCCCACAAACCCGATAGCAATTTTAACCGGAAACCCAATAGCGAGCAGGTTGAACTGAGGGTGGGTTTTCATGATCATGCCAAAAATAATATCGCTCAATAACACCAAGCATAAAATAGGGAACGCCATAGAAAACCCTATGACAAAGAGGTGCGAAAAGGCTTTGACAATGTTTTTAGCCAACGCTGGCTCAAAGACAAATTGCCCTAAAGGGACGGCTTTTAGGCTGTGATCCACAAACAAAATGATTTGATGGTGGAACGATAAATCCAATAAAATTAAAATCGCTAACAACAAAAGGGCTTGCCCTACAATGGGTTTTTGCGATCCTGAAATAGGATCATATGCGCTCGCCATCGTAAGCCCCATAGAAAAGCTGATGCTATCGGTTGCAAACACTAAGCTTGCAAAGACGATCTGTAAAAAGACAGACGCGCACACCCCCAAAAACAATTCGCACAAGCAAGCAATGATAAAACCCTCTGGCGTGTAAGCGGCGTTTGAAAATTCTAAAGTGGGGTAAAAAATCGCGCTCACATACAAGCTCAAAGCCCCACGCACCGACAAAGGCACTAAATGGTTTTCAAAAAAAGGGAAAAAAGACAGCACGCCGCTAACCCTTAAAAACAACAAGAAAAAATCCCTAACATGGGGGGTGCTAAGCTCTTGGAGAAAATCTAACATTCTTTTTCTTTAAGGATAAAAAAGTAGTGCGTTAGCATTAGGGTTTGCAACAAGGTGGCAAAAAAATTAAAAAAAGGGATTAAGGAAAAAAGATAGCAAAAAAACGAGAAACGATAATGCTTCAATCGGTGCTGTTTGAGTAGGTTTTGATAACTTTGATAATTAAAAATCATGCTGGCTATATCCAAACTCATGGTGTTTTTGAAAAAAAGGAAATGCGCGATTATGGAAAAAAAGACCCCAAAGACCCCTATAAAGGGAATGAAATAAAAGGGCGTTAAAAGCACTAACAATACAAGCATAAGAATGAGTGCTTTTAAAAAATATTTAATAGAAAAAAGAATAGAGCCAAATTCTTCTAAAACGACATGGGGATAATATTTTTGGTGCAAATAAGAGACCACTAAAGGGGTGTAAAAAATGGACGCAAAAATATTGATGACTAAACTCAAAAGAATCACGATCCAAAAAATAAGAAAATACACTAACGCTTTAAAAACCCATGCGAACACACCAGCAAAAAAGCCTTGAGAATGGGAATAGTCATTCAAAGATTGCGGTAATAAAGTTTGGCAATAACCCACAATACTCCCGCCATTATAGTAAAAAACAGCTCCAAAAAACGCCAAACTCAAAAGGATAGGACCAAGATTGATTAAAAGCATTCTAGCGCTTAAAAAATCATTAAAGCTTTTTTTAAGGATAAATAAAGACAAAACCATAACTTGAAATCCTTCTCGCTTTGATAGGGTAATTTAAGCGCAAAGTCCCTTAATCTTACATAGTAGGCTTATCAATATGAGATTGATTAATAGAGTATAGAAGTTATTTAAGATGGAATAACATGCAACAATAAATACATTATGGGGTAAAACAATACCATCAGTATCCAAGGACACAAAACGATTACAGCAACAATGGTAAATATAACATTCATCATTGTCTTATAAAATTTTGATTATTGTTTTATGAAATTTTGATTATTGTTTTATGAAATTTTGAATCTTCTTTAACATTCTTTTCCTTTCCAAAAAGAATAAAACTAACACCAAAAAAGATAATCAATATTATTACAACATCTGAGGCGAACATTTTTACCCACTTACCCACTTTGAACGGAATGAATAACTTTAAGCATTTCTTACCTCTCAATGTGAGTTTTCTGCAATCATGATAGCTGATTTTGTTTTAAATTTGCTATAATGTAAATTTAATGATGAAAATTAGTTTAGAGTGGAGAACACACAATGAAAAAAAATATCTTAAATTTAGCGTTAGTGGGCGCGTTGAGTGCGTCGTTTTTGATGGCTAAGCCGGCTCATAACGCAAATAACGCTACGCATAACACAAAAAAAACGACTGATTCTTCAGCAGGCGTGTTAGCGACAGTGGATGGCAGACCTATCACTAAAAGCGATTTTGATATGATTAAGCAACGAAATCCTAATTTTGATTTTGACAAGCTTAAAGAGAAAGAAAAAGAAGCCTTGATTGAGCAAGCTATCCGCACCGCACTTGTAGAAAATGAGGCTAAGGCAGAAAAGCTCGATCAGACTCCAGAATTTAAAGCGATGATGGAAGCGGTTAAAAAACAGGCTTTAGTGGAATTTTGGGCTAAAAAACAGGCTGAAGAAGTGAAAAAAGTCCAAATCCCAGAAAAAGAAATGCAAGATTTTTACAACGCTAATAAAGATCAGCTTTTTGTCAAGCAAGAAGCCCATGCTAGGCATATTTTAGTGAAAACCGAAGATGAGGCTAAACGGATTATTTCTGAGATTGACAAACAGCCAAAGGCTAAAAAAGAAGCCAAATTCATTGAGTTAGCCAATCGGGATACGATTGATCCTAACAGCAAGAACGCGCAAAATGGCGGTGATTTGGGGAAATTCCAAAAGAACCAAATGGCTCCGGATTTTTCTAAAGCCGCTTTCGCTTTAACTCCTGGGGATTACACTAAAACCCCTGTTAAAACAGAGTTTGGTTATCATATTATCTATTTGATTTCTAAAGATAGCCCTGTAACTTATACTTATGAGCAAGCTAAACCTACCATTAAGGGGATGTTACAAGAAAAGCTTTTCCAAGAACGCATGAATCAACGCATTGAGGAATTAAGGAAGCACGCTAAAATTGTTATCAACAAGTAGATGAGGTGTTATCATGTTAGTTAAAGGCAATGAAATCTTATTGAAAGCCCATAAAGAAGGTTATGGGGTAGGGGCGTTTAATTTCGTGAATTTTGAAATGCTAAACGCTATTTTTGAAGCAGGAAACGAAGAAAATTCCCCGCTTTTCATTCAAGCGAGCGAAGGAGCGATCAAATACATGGGGATTGATATGGCGGTGGGCATGGTGAAAATCATGTGCGAACGCTACCCGCACATTCCTGTAGCCTTACACCTAGATCATGGCACGACTTTTGAAAGCTGCGAAAAAGCCGTGAAAGCGGGTTTCACTTCTGTGATGATTGATGCGTCTCATCATGCTTTTGAAGAAAATTTGGAATTGACTTCTAAAGTGGTCAAAATGGCGCATAACGCTGGGGTGAGCGTGGAAGCGGAGCTGGGGCGTTTGATGGGGATTGAAGACAATATTTCAGTAGATGAAAAAGACGCGGTGTTAGTGAATCCTAAAGAAGCGGAGCAGTTTGTCAAAGAATCTCAAGTGGATTACTTAGCCCCAGCTATTGGGACAAGCCACGGAGCGTTTAAATTTAAGGGCGAGCCAAAATTGGATTTTGAACGCTTGCAAGAAGTCAAAAGGCTCACTAATATCCCTTTAGTTTTGCATGGAGCGAGCGCGATACCAGATAATGTGAGGAAATCTTATTTGGACGCTGGAGGCGATTTGAAAGGCTCTAAGGGCGTGCCTTTTGAATTTTTACAAGAATCCGTGAAAGGGGGGATCAATAAGGTCAATACTGACACGGATTTAAGGATCGCTTTCATCGCAGAAGTGCGCAAGGTGGCCAATGAAGATAAGAGCCAATTTGATTTGAGGAAGTTTTTTTCTCCGGCCCAATTAGCGCTTAAAAATGTGGTCAAAGAGCGCATGAAACTTTTGGGTAGCGCTAATAAAATTTAATCAACAAGGAAAGAGTGTAACATGGCAATTGGGATGAGCGAGCTCAAAAAGGGCTTGAAAATTGAATTGGGCGGTGTGCCTTATAGGATTGTAGAATACCAGCATGTCAAGCCCGGCAAGGGTGCGGCTTTTGTGCGTGCGAAAATCAAGTCGTTTTTAGATGGCAAGGTGATTGAGAAGACTTTCCATGCGGGGGATAAGTGCGAAGAGCCTAATCTGGTTGAAAAAACGATGCAATACCTTTATCACGATGGCGACACATACCAATTCATGGATATAGAGAGCTATGAGCAAATCGCTTTGAACGACTCTCAAGTGGGTGAGGCTTCTAAATGGATGCTAGACGGCATGCAAGTGCAGGTTTTATTGCATAATGACAAGGCGATTTCAGTGGATGTGCCGCAAGTTGTGGCTCTAAAGATTGTAGAAACAGCCCCTAATTTTAAGGGCGATACTTCAAGTGCAAGCAAAAAACCAGCGACTTTAGAAACCGGTGCGGTCGTGCAAGTGCCTTTCCATGTTTTAGAAGGTGAGGTAATTAAAGTCAATACGGAAACAGAAGAGTATCTTGAAAAGGTGAAGTGAGATTATCTTTTTATTGAGTTAGCGTTTTTAGACACAGCTTTTTTATCATAAGGGATGTTATCAGCCCCTTTTTTGGGCTTTGTTTAATGAGCTTTATTTAAAGCGTGTGTGGAATCTGTGATTAAAAATTATTTAGAATGGATTGACTTTTTTATTGAGCGTCAATAAAAATATTCAAAGGCATTTTTTAAGATTAAATAAGAGCTTGATTGAATCAGACGGATAGTCTCTCAAAAAGCAGTCTTTGGGGGTTAGGGGGATAAAAGAGAGAGAGAATTTTACCCCATTTGAAAGAGTGTGAGTTTGGGTATAAGAAGGACTTGCACCAAGTTTTATTGAAATGGATACGAAAAAATACGCTTGATTTATCTCGAGCTTTTTTATTTGGTTACAACCGCTTTTAAAGTAAAAGATGGTTGGTGGGCAAAATGAAACAAAAAATAAATTATCAAACAGGCTTTATAACACCATAATAGCGTTGAGAGCTTAAATGAGCAAATATAATTGTATAGATTTATTTAGTGGGGCTGGTGGTTTATCATTGGGTTTTGCGAATACAAATAGATTTAATATTTTAGCCCACATTGAGTGGGAAAAACCTATGGTTGCTACACTGAGAAATGCTTTAATCAAACGCTTTAAAATCAGTGAGTATGAGGCAAAAAAGAGAGTTATTAAATTTGATATTCAAAAAACGGATGAATTGATAAATGGCTCTTGGAGTGGTGAAACTCTTAAAATTTATGGATCTGATAATGATGAAAGCGTTAGCCAACTTGGGTTAAATGGCGTAATTAGTGGTAAAAAAATAGATGTTATCTTTGGCGGTCCTCCTTGTCAAGCTTATTCTCTTGTGGGTAGAGCGCAAGATAAACACTCTATGAAATATGATTATAGGAATTATCTTTTTGAAAGTTTTGTTAAGATAGTTGATTATTACCAACCACAATGCTTTGTGTTTGAAAATGTTCCTGGCATGCTTAGTGCAAAACCGGGCAATCAATTTGTAAAAGATAGGATTTATGAATCTTTTTCAAAAATAGGGTATGAAATTAAAAAACCAAATGAAATGAAAGAGATAATCTATTCTAGCGATGATTATGAAGTCCCACAAACTAGAAAACGAGTAATTATATTTGGCGTTCGTAAAGATAATAAAGAATGGTTATTCAAATTTTATCAAAATTTAGACAATCTCAAATCAAAAAAACCACCACTTACCGTTAGAGACGCTATTGGCCATTTACCCAAGTTTAGACCGCTCAAAACACCCCTAAAAACTAGCAATAAAAACATTTCTCACGAACTTATTGGTGCAAATAATTTGACACAAAATTTTCCACGATATAATAATTTACGAGATTTAAAAGCGATGGAATTTT contains:
- the cbf2 gene encoding peptidylprolyl isomerase CBF2; amino-acid sequence: MKKNILNLALVGALSASFLMAKPAHNANNATHNTKKTTDSSAGVLATVDGRPITKSDFDMIKQRNPNFDFDKLKEKEKEALIEQAIRTALVENEAKAEKLDQTPEFKAMMEAVKKQALVEFWAKKQAEEVKKVQIPEKEMQDFYNANKDQLFVKQEAHARHILVKTEDEAKRIISEIDKQPKAKKEAKFIELANRDTIDPNSKNAQNGGDLGKFQKNQMAPDFSKAAFALTPGDYTKTPVKTEFGYHIIYLISKDSPVTYTYEQAKPTIKGMLQEKLFQERMNQRIEELRKHAKIVINK
- the efp gene encoding elongation factor P codes for the protein MAIGMSELKKGLKIELGGVPYRIVEYQHVKPGKGAAFVRAKIKSFLDGKVIEKTFHAGDKCEEPNLVEKTMQYLYHDGDTYQFMDIESYEQIALNDSQVGEASKWMLDGMQVQVLLHNDKAISVDVPQVVALKIVETAPNFKGDTSSASKKPATLETGAVVQVPFHVLEGEVIKVNTETEEYLEKVK
- a CDS encoding DNA cytosine methyltransferase — encoded protein: MSKYNCIDLFSGAGGLSLGFANTNRFNILAHIEWEKPMVATLRNALIKRFKISEYEAKKRVIKFDIQKTDELINGSWSGETLKIYGSDNDESVSQLGLNGVISGKKIDVIFGGPPCQAYSLVGRAQDKHSMKYDYRNYLFESFVKIVDYYQPQCFVFENVPGMLSAKPGNQFVKDRIYESFSKIGYEIKKPNEMKEIIYSSDDYEVPQTRKRVIIFGVRKDNKEWLFKFYQNLDNLKSKKPPLTVRDAIGHLPKFRPLKTPLKTSNKNISHELIGANNLTQNFPRYNNLRDLKAMEFWIENNMNNASAKEKLDFYTKITGKVSNHNKYRNLEWDKPSPTLVAHLQKDGFMFIHPEANQSRSITIREAAILQTFPNDFEFIGSQAACFKMIGNAVPVNFAKNIALAVAKVLDEKN
- the cheZ gene encoding protein phosphatase CheZ, producing the protein MTQEELDALMNGGDLENLEALETKEGAKEKEEAKEESSSQKMTVKKEDAEKYGKISPNEWPPPPPTEEHKVVHQLDDVTRDSEVKATQIFDQLDLIGASAEKIAKMVKKIQEPLQKHQEIFDNLHAHFPHVESFKTALNEQQEILNALKSIEEEAANCSDSSMQAMDIMQFQDIHRQKIERVVNVMRALSQYMNSLFEGKIDDSKRVSSATFITGDDDKDLASADDIEALIASFGAK
- a CDS encoding class II fructose-bisphosphate aldolase; protein product: MLVKGNEILLKAHKEGYGVGAFNFVNFEMLNAIFEAGNEENSPLFIQASEGAIKYMGIDMAVGMVKIMCERYPHIPVALHLDHGTTFESCEKAVKAGFTSVMIDASHHAFEENLELTSKVVKMAHNAGVSVEAELGRLMGIEDNISVDEKDAVLVNPKEAEQFVKESQVDYLAPAIGTSHGAFKFKGEPKLDFERLQEVKRLTNIPLVLHGASAIPDNVRKSYLDAGGDLKGSKGVPFEFLQESVKGGINKVNTDTDLRIAFIAEVRKVANEDKSQFDLRKFFSPAQLALKNVVKERMKLLGSANKI
- the prfB gene encoding peptide chain release factor 2, producing the protein MDNYTYSELLKSLQNKCDNIALIIKPEKIKQELERIEKEQEDPNFWQDVLKARDTNKEKVRLNRLLETYQKTKNSLDESTELFELAQNDNDEVTLSLLYEEAPTLEHSVQKVEIEIMLSGENDASNAIITIQPGAGGTESQDWASILYRMYLRWAERRGFKSEILDYQDGEEAGIKGVAFIIKGENAYGYLKNESGVHRLVRISPFDTNAKRHTSFASVQISPELDDDIDIEIDEKDVRYDYYRASGAGGQHVNKTESAVRITHFPTGIVVQCQNDRSQHKNKASALKMLKSKLYELELEKQQSNAKNEEKSEIGWGHQIRSYVLAPYQQVKDARSNTAYSNVEAILDGDIDAILEGVLIAKA
- the fliR gene encoding flagellar biosynthetic protein FliR, whose protein sequence is MLDFLQELSTPHVRDFFLLFLRVSGVLSFFPFFENHLVPLSVRGALSLYVSAIFYPTLEFSNAAYTPEGFIIACLCELFLGVCASVFLQIVFASLVFATDSISFSMGLTMASAYDPISGSQKPIVGQALLLLAILILLDLSFHHQIILFVDHSLKAVPLGQFVFEPALAKNIVKAFSHLFVIGFSMAFPILCLVLLSDIIFGMIMKTHPQFNLLAIGFPVKIAIGFVGIILIASAIMGRFKEEISLAFSAISKIF
- a CDS encoding EI24 domain-containing protein, whose product is MVLSLFILKKSFNDFLSARMLLINLGPILLSLAFFGAVFYYNGGSIVGYCQTLLPQSLNDYSHSQGFFAGVFAWVFKALVYFLIFWIVILLSLVINIFASIFYTPLVVSYLHQKYYPHVVLEEFGSILFSIKYFLKALILMLVLLVLLTPFYFIPFIGVFGVFFSIIAHFLFFKNTMSLDIASMIFNYQSYQNLLKQHRLKHYRFSFFCYLFSLIPFFNFFATLLQTLMLTHYFFILKEKEC
- a CDS encoding molybdopterin molybdotransferase MoeA, coding for MISFKEALKIHSSIPLKPLEIEIVSLFESTGRILAEDIVCIHALPKFNQSAMDGYGFKMRDLGQKTQVIQHIFAGDDVSALEVKENECVKIMTGAMVPKGIETIVPIECMLESHENFALAPKDFKINANIRQKGENASLNSVLVPKNTRLNYGHIALIASQGLKEIKAFRKLKIALFSSGDELVPLGQNALECQVYDVNSVGIFNMLKNYNTHFLGVLKDDKNLQLKILELQDYDVILSSAGVSVGDKDFFKDALKEKNALFYYEKVNLKPGKPVTLAQLNQSIIIGLPGNPLSCLVVLRVLILPLLERLSLNKDFKLKPFKAQINAPLKLKNKRTHLILGNYSNHQFIPYNNNRYESGAIQALAQVDSIALIDEGVGLVQGEIEILRFEN